TTTGTTCAATGGACCTGTTTGGAATAAAATTGTTTCCAATTGTTTGGATCATCAATCCACATTTCACTTGATCGGACTTTTTTCTGATGGCAACGTTCATAGCCATATAGATCACTTAAAAGCACTCATCGACAATGCGATCAAACAAAATATAAAGAAAATAAGATTACATATTTTATTAGATGGAAGAGACGTTCCCGAAAAATCAGCGTTAGACTACCTTATCCCATTCGAAACATATTTGGATTCCCATAGAAAATCTGGCATTGACATATTAATTGCATCTGGTGGTGGTCGGATGGAGTTAACTATGGACAGATATGATGCAGACTGGTCCATGATTGAAAGAGGATGGAAACACCATGTGGAAGGTGAAGGTAGGATTTTCTCTTCTGCAAAAGAAGCGATCGAAACTTTCCGCAGTGAAAATCCTTCTGTGATCGACCAATACCTTCCTGGATTTGTGATTGGTGATGGAAGTGGTAACCCTGTTGGAAAAATTTTAGACAATGACTCTGTTGTATTTTTTAACTTCAGAGGTGATAGAGCCATAGAAATTTCAAGGGCATTTACAGAAGAAAATTTACCACTTCTCAACCGCAAACGATATCCAAAAGTAGAATTTGCAGGTATGATGCAATATGATGGTGATCTATTTATCCCCAAACAATACTTAGTTGCTCCACCGACAATCGACCGCACGATGGGTGAATACTTTGCCAATGAAGGGATAGCACAATACGCATTATCCGAAACACAAAAGTTTGGCCACGTAACTTTTTTTTGGAATGGGAACCGTTCTGGTTACTTCAATCAAAACTTAGAAACATATGAAGAAGTAAAATCAGATATCATCCCTTTTGACCAAAAACCTGAAATGAAAGCAAAAGAGATCACTGACAATTTGGTTCTTGCTCTAACATCACATAAATTTCCATTCCTAAGAGTGAATTATGCCAATGGAGATATGGTGGGGCATACTGGAAATATGGATGCAACAATCAAAGGATTGGAATACTTAGATGTTTGTTTGGATCGAATCAAAAAAATTTGTGATGAAACAAATACGGTTTTGTGTATCACTGCCGATCATGGTAACGCTGACGAAATGTACCAATTAGACAAAAAAGGAAATGCTCAAACTGCAAAAGATGGTAAACCTGTTCCCAAAACAAGT
The sequence above is a segment of the Leptospira levettii genome. Coding sequences within it:
- the gpmI gene encoding 2,3-bisphosphoglycerate-independent phosphoglycerate mutase gives rise to the protein MLTLKKHPQGALTKQVLLIVLDGVGYTEKGFENGNAVAKANMPVLKGLWKNHPTVLLKAHGTAVGMPSDEDMGNSEVGHNVLGSGRIFDQGAKLVSLSIENGSLFNGPVWNKIVSNCLDHQSTFHLIGLFSDGNVHSHIDHLKALIDNAIKQNIKKIRLHILLDGRDVPEKSALDYLIPFETYLDSHRKSGIDILIASGGGRMELTMDRYDADWSMIERGWKHHVEGEGRIFSSAKEAIETFRSENPSVIDQYLPGFVIGDGSGNPVGKILDNDSVVFFNFRGDRAIEISRAFTEENLPLLNRKRYPKVEFAGMMQYDGDLFIPKQYLVAPPTIDRTMGEYFANEGIAQYALSETQKFGHVTFFWNGNRSGYFNQNLETYEEVKSDIIPFDQKPEMKAKEITDNLVLALTSHKFPFLRVNYANGDMVGHTGNMDATIKGLEYLDVCLDRIKKICDETNTVLCITADHGNADEMYQLDKKGNAQTAKDGKPVPKTSHTLNPVQFVLYDPKGKIQLESNLKEAGLANVAATMMDLLGFEAPEGYHPSLIHRN